Genomic DNA from Solanum dulcamara chromosome 4, daSolDulc1.2, whole genome shotgun sequence:
CTTATTAAGATTTTGCTTATTTGTAGTAGTTTTTTTAGCTTACGCCCCTCAAGAAATTCACGCCTTGTGAAAGCCTTAAACAACAGGACTTACGCCTTACTAGACTTTTGTCTCCTATAATGCCTCAATACATTTTTACTATGCCTCTCATCCTGAGGCTCGATCCATAAACACctctcaaaataattatttttttgggtttaaaatatgtttatattaatatttaatatgcATCATTACAGGAAACTGGTAGTGCTAAATTGCTATTAGTGTTTGGAAAAGGGGTACATGTATATCAATACTAGTACTAATACAATATTTGTCAGTACAAGATAATTTAGTTAGCCTGATAAAAAAAGTTTCAGCCTTGTCTGACTCTAGCATGTCAAGGCAAACAATGGTGGAACTTCTAAGCAAAAAGAGGTGTTAGCCTGTGTCCACCTAGTACTCTCTTTCGCAAGAGCATCAACCACTTTATTAACTTTTTTAAAGCTATGTTGAATTAGAGGGTTCCCCGATTGGTGTAGAAGGTCCCTGTAATTAGATAAGATGTTAGCATAAGATGGATGATTACTATGAATTATAATCGTAATTTCTTTGCAATCTATGTGATTTTCAAGGGGGTTAGCCGGTTAGGTTCCTTGCTAGCGCTATTTTTAATCCTTAAAAAAAGGTCATTAATTCAGCCATAACATTGTTAATGTAATAGAGATTACCCATAAATCTCACTATCCATTCTCCACTATGTCCCTAAACACTTCActaatttccctttttttcaGTAACTAACGAAGATCCATCCATATTTAGTTTATATCCTTTCGTGGTTTTCATTTGATATAGGTGTTGGTACGGTTCTTGTTAATTGTTCTTCTTTGAAATGTGAGGTAACAGAATTTCAGGGCGTGATCAGTATCTCTTCTTATACAAATTCTCTTTCTAGTATTGTTACAATAGTTTTCATTTTCTACTAGCCAAATATTCCAcataaagaaaggaaaaacatcATGCCACtttaatgaattattttttagggTGATATTTAGTTCTCCGAGGCAATTTAACTAGTTCTGATCGTGacaatttatgatcatgtttattttatatataactcATAAATCGATCCACATTTTTTTCACATTGGAACATTCAAGAAATATATGTATAATGGTTTATGAGGAGCTACAGAGACTATACGCGGCGCTTGCGTCTATTTCTATGACGGCTAGATAATTTTGACATGGTAATTTATTGTGTTGGCAAagctaaagaaagaattttattttgtctGGACAATGAAAACTCCATATCCATTTAAAGTCATGCGTATGAAAACATTCACGTGTTGGTGGCAATCAGAAGTCTATATAAAATTCGTCGTTAAGGTACCTTTAGAGCTtaatttccatatttcactATCCCTTCTTACATGGTACTAAGCGAAGTAGGTGGACTTTATGAGATTAACTATATCTGTTGGCAATTCGACGCGGAGAGTAACCTCATTTTCTTGAAGGGGCGCTTGGATTTGTTCCCTAAATGTGTGGCTATTCTATAGCCATTTATTGAACCGTATCCATCTCATATGATCCATTAATTCCTAATTTGTAAATAGCCAACTCTGGATAAGATCTTTCCACAGCTTACTATGAGATATTCTAGGAGTGTTATTTCTCCCTAGGGATTCTCTCTTAttgtattttctaaaaaaatgtaGATGCCCAAAGTGAATTAGGATCTTTGAAGGCTCTCCAAGCTAGTTTAGCTAGTGGAGTCgtatttcttttattagtttATTGAATACCTAGCTCTTCTTCTGATTTCATTGACACTAGTTCGCACTTAATCATATGGAGTTTTCTTTTATTGCTGGGGGAGCTCCATATAAAGTTCCTCTTAATTTGATCATGAAGGAGTTTTAGGATTTGCATGATGTGAATGGAAATATTATTCATGCATGCTTTTGCCAATGTGGTTCTTCCAGCCATGATGAGGAATTTCATCTTTCATCCTGTTAGTTTATTTTGTAGGTTGTCTATTATGATTTGATAGTCACCACTTGTTTTATTATTGTGAAAGATTGAAAAACTTAAATGCTTTTCAAAGCGTCGttcgttcttgattttcaagaGTCTAGAGATGTTTTCCTTGAGATCAACCGgtcaattttttgaaataatcaattttaatttttttgtatttacgACTTGACTCAATGCGTGACAGATATTCCTAACACTCTTATTCATGATTTTGCAATTTTCCTTACTTGCCATATACATCAAGACTAAATCATCAGCAAAGAAGAGGTGAGATAAGGAGGGCCTTTCCTAGAGATTTTAAGTGTTGCCCAACTCTTTAGACATACTAATCTTCTACTGTCTTAGATAATACTTTCATACagagtatatgatgatatgggaTCGCTTTGTCGAATTTTCCTAATTGGTTCGAAGAATTTAATCATATATCCATTCACGAGAATGAAAACTTCTCTGGTAGATATGCAATACATTATAAGTTTAATAACTTTAGGGGGAAAGTTAAAGAGTTCTAAGGTACTTCTTATAAATAACCATTATATCTTATCAAAAGCTTTCTCTAGATCAATTTTAGCTATTAGATTCACAttgttttctttcattttcatgAAGTGTGAAATTGTTTCTTGTATTATGATGGCATTATCAGTTGCGTGTCTTTTATTTGAGAAGTTGATTTGACAGAGTTCTATTAATTTATCCATGTAGGGTCTAAGTCTTTGAAAATGATTTTCGTAATGATCTTGTATGTTGTATTACAAAGGTTGATTCTAAAATCTTTAAATTTATTTGCACTTTTAATTTTAGGGATTAGAAAAATATGTGttttgttgatttcttttggaatttatctatttttaaaagaatCCTTAGAAAATTGTACAACAAAGTCTCCAACTATATTTCAATATATTGGGTATAAGAAGGGATAAGCCATCCGGCCCAGGGGCTTTTAATGGTTGGAATGAATTAACGATTTCTTCAAGGTTGGATAGTACTAGTTAGGATTTCGTTCGTAGTTGGAACTTCCTTTTGGAGAATTCATTAACACATTAATGACGACAATTTCGTTTCTTGAGAGTAGTTTTTGACAAGTTTGTTCTTGTTTATTTTGATGATATGCTTGTTTTAGACATTCCTTAAATGATCATCTTCTTAATGTATAAACTGTTTTTGAAATGTTTAAGACGGAGAAATTTGTaatactattaatattagtcACAACTCACAaacatatgattttttttaggtTCTAATAGTAGCTAGCAACTTACAACTTGATTGGATGgttgtttatttattgtattacacataattgttattattgtttgttatttaaattttattatatcatattattaAGTGTCTTGTTAAGTAGTGATGaaagtattattttatgtaaCGATCGATTGGATGTGATCACATTGTTACCTTTTTTCCTTCTCAATTTTCctaaatattaataattgtgTTTTATTCTCTAACTGTCTTTCTTTAGATAACTTTATCTTGTATTCTAATGTTTTTTTTGTAATATTATAAGCTTATTCTTTATATTATTGGTGTGTGACATTATTCTTTTTATCAGGCATGTTTAAGGAAAAACTATTTGACTCTGATTATAAACAGTGAGatataatctattcaaatattatatttattaaaataatatagtgcaatacaatatcataaattataaAGCGTAGTGTAACGAACAACCAAACAAGTTATTAGTAGTTGTTTGGTAGCTGATTTGAAGGTGAATTATTGTGTACTTTTGTATTCAGGATCCACCAAGTATGACGGGCCAACATAATCCACCTTCTTCTATGGGCCGTTTAAGGCTTCAGCTCGAACTAAGAAAAGCCCACTAAGATTCCAAACCTAATATATAAAACCTCGCAATCTAGGGTTCAAGCAAAGATACTTTGCTGCTGAAATCGCCGGAGGCAACAGTGTGATTTCTCTAACTACTCTGCATTCTTCTTCCAGCAGCCATGGTATTTTCTCTTCCTCCATCTGAATCCATGGAGGACTTCTGTTTTATATCGAACTTTCTAATTCGAATTTGTCAATTTCTTTCAGATTATTTCAGAGAAGAACCGTAGAGAGATCTCCAAATACCTCTTCCAAGGTCAGTTTCTTTATCTTCATATCTTTCTCTGTACGTCATTCCGTAAGTTTCATTTTCTGATGTGATTTTTTGGTGTTGTTGTAGAGGGAGTGTGCTATGCAAAGAAGGATTACAACTTGGCCAAGCATCCGTTAATCGATGTGCCAAATCTACAGGTTATCAAGCTGATGCAGAGCTTCAAATCTAAGGAGTATGTTCGCGAGACATTCGCTTGGATGCACTACTACTGGTACCTTACAAATGACGGCATTGAGTTCCTCAGGACTTACCTTAACCTTCCATCTGAGATTGTACCTGCGACCCTGAAAAAGTCTGCTAAGCCCCTTGGTCGCCCCATGGGTGGCCCTCCAGGCGATCGTCCTCGGTAATttaccttttcattttgattgagTAGTttgaaattgagattttttCGAGTTTTAATTGACTTTCCCTGTGTATTTGTTC
This window encodes:
- the LOC129886153 gene encoding 40S ribosomal protein S10-1-like; translated protein: MIISEKNRREISKYLFQEGVCYAKKDYNLAKHPLIDVPNLQVIKLMQSFKSKEYVRETFAWMHYYWYLTNDGIEFLRTYLNLPSEIVPATLKKSAKPLGRPMGGPPGDRPRGPPRFEGDRPRFGDRDGYRAGPRGPPGEFGGEKGGAPADYQPAFRGSGGRPGFGRGSGGFGGGAPTSSSFS